A segment of the Lycium barbarum isolate Lr01 chromosome 7, ASM1917538v2, whole genome shotgun sequence genome:
atgttaTCTAGGTGTACAacaaagctcgacggttcaaaaATATCACATCTACCGATTGACTGGGTACatccgatataagttcactacgAAAAGTTCTATGGGAAACCTACTTATCTAGATGCAATAATCTTTACCTTCAAATCACGCACTTGTGCGTGCATTCCTTTAtcttatagccattccccattcatgtgggggattgctAGGTTTTAATGTTAGatgaatgggaaatggagggaagaaatatagaggaaaaatgaaaattttgaattgttcCTTTATTACTTTTTGGATGGAGCATTTCCCCCACATTGATTGTAGAAAGGAAAGTTCTTGTGCTTATATGTCGAAGCACATCTTCTGGCTcataaagagttgagaagaggacctcccctcgcgccgtcgtcgtcgcttggcttcggcttcggattcggtcaaatgatctgattgattgataatctttttggactaaatttaattaattttgaatGCTTAATTAATTATCCAAATTATGACATGGTTTTTCGGATCCGTTTCTGACCCATTGACCCATATCTCCTTCCCTGATTAATTCAAATATTCCCACCCATCTGAAAGGATGCAACTTTTGAGTTGCACCTTTCTGAACCAACATCTTGAGAATATTCCTTATGAATTTTCtgatcttctcttttttttttcttgcactTTAAAGTTTTTGTGTGATTTACAGCATTCGAGTGAGCTCGCTATCACCGGAGTTTGCAATACCGCTACAACGATGAGTAAGTCATTCAATCCTAGGAGGATATATTCCACAATCTCGGATATatttgaggggaataatttccttaaggacataCTGTGCATTCAGTGGGATCGATTTAATTCTTCTACATTTGTCAGATGCTGTTCTTCTAAAAAATTTTAGATTCTGGTTTTATTTTATGAAATTACCAGTTTccgatttaagtatattttcggATATAGATTCAcaacatgttttgtaagatagacatataaacttatgaagtgaccagatagacacttaaactcgTCCAACGTGTATTTTTTAAGCACATTTGTCCATCATGGCAACTCACGTGTATTGTGTTTTGGACTGAGCGCGTGAAGCCTTTCCGAAGTCTTTGAGTCAGAAAATAAAGTAATTAATTGTTTTTTTCAGAGTAATTGTTTCTTTAGTTGGTAACATTTACACACACGGTAAGATCTCATCTAATATAatgatacactttttttttttatacacttTTTACACTATTAACTCAAATTGATTAGATTTTCCCTAAAGTTTTTTGCCTAAAAGTAAAATGCATTTTATTATTCAAACTTTCTCTAAATTTTTTGAGAATTTGTTATAGTATTTTGTCTTTTAAAAAGTACTTCCTCCGGtttaaaaagagtgttcacttaacttttattttttgttcaaaaagagtgttcacttatcaaatcaagaaagaactaacattattttttcagatttgcccttattaagtgaCCAAATCCCAGTacatatttaattaggggtattttagtcaaattacctatttttgcctaggagttagtattttctaaAAGGACGTGTAAATGGCTAAGTGGATACTCTTTTTGAACTAGAGGGACTACTAACATAGAAATAGAAGTCCAAATAATATCTTTGATTTTCgtaggaaaaaaaaatttaaaaatgatGCTGAAAAGCGTGAAAAGTTGCTCTTTTATTTcttataaataaaaaatacatgcttgattttttttttttttaaattagttgATATTATTATTCATGAATTAAGCAGTGTATGTGCACCACTGAAAAAGAAATCAATATCCTTTTATCTTCAAATGTCAATCTTGACAGATTTCTCTTGAATTTAAATGTTGTaatcttaaattaaattaaagatgtgtgtagtcCTTTAagtcttgtggtcttaaacttgcAACGTAAAATGTTGGAATTGTaaaacttattaaatatagaaagagacactcttttgGAACGGaccaaaaaagaaagtaaaacacgtaaattgggacggaggaagtattaaaatgtcttttgaatcttgtggttataaacttgtcacgtaagatatttgaattgttaaacttactaaatatagaaggaGATACTCTTTTAGAAATTAGCACGTTGAAGCATGTTCTCACCTATATTCTGAtgacccctctttttttttttttttccagaactCAGAATCGCAATTTAGTTCGTTGTAAGAGACTTGAAGTTGAAGGGGACACACTTGATAGACTTACCCGTAAGAGAGTTGAAGGGGACACACTTAAACTTGATAGACTTACTGACTTCCCATTAATGTCAAACACAAGATTCAGGAGCACTTGTCTATTGAGGAAACCGCAAAAATGAGTGTTTTGTCTACACCGTGGAGACATGTTTGGGCTTCGATCCCCAAGCTCGTATTTTCTGGTCAATTTTGTAAAAACAAGCCATCAGGCAAATTGATAGACATCATTATTACAATCCTGTGGCAGCACGTTGGAGCCATTAAGACATTTCTCGTGAATATTTAAAAAATACCTAAATCGCAGCACTCAATTATCGATAAATGGATACTTTTGTTTTCAAGAATGATCTCATGGATCTCACCCTTAAGAGTAGGGTCAATGCTCCTTATAGTTTGCCTTCCTACATGTACTGTGTAGAATTAGAAAGTTTGGACCTTTCCAACTGCATTTTCAGGCCACCGTCCAGCTTTAGGGGTTTCCACAAGCTCAGAAGTCTTTCACTACATCAAGTCGCCTTAGAATTAGATGATGTTGCGACTTTTTTTTTGTGGATGCCAAACCTTGAGAGCCTCCGTTTTATGTCGTGCAGTGGTCTTCATCACTTGAAAATATATGCTCCAGAACTTGTGCTATTAATTTACTGTACAAGTGGCATTGACACCCTTCAGTTGGGTAATTTCATGGACTGTCGGAAGCTGATAACAGTTTTACTTGCATCACAAAACAATCAAGATAAAGCTATGAACTTGACCAATCTTCTCAGTAGCTGGCCTAAAGTTCGTCTGTCTTCTTTTGGACAGTTACTACCTTATGGGAAGGTgcaaaattttgatattttgcaTAACTAAGAATGATgcatatatttgttatatttaaTTGATGTTACTCTTTTGTGGTTCCAGTCTGTTGCTTCTGGTATTGAAGCAGAGAGCCTCAACAGCTTGAGGGTTCTCACTCTTCATCAATTCAACTTTGATGATGAAGATCAGATATCTTCCCTTCTAAGAATGCATAGCGGCTCTCCCAATTTGAATCCCTTCTATTTTCGGTAAGTCAATGAGTCGTTACTCATTTTCTGTTTAAAGAGCTGGAAATCTTACTGATTTTACTTCTATACTACTTTTAGTTGCGCTCGAAGAAGAAAGGTGATGTTGAAGTCAATGTGAATCATTTTGAAGGACCAACCCGCAGGAGACAAGGACTCAACAAGCTTAAAAGATTCGATATAGATTATGTTAGCGGAAACGTAAAAGAAAGAACACAAGATTTAACGTGGTTCAGATCAAAATGATCCTACGTCCACCAGAGAACAGTTGTCTTTATATTATTAACAAAGGAAGGGGAGATTTCCCAATTACACTTAAGAGAATTGCACTCTCAACTCTCTACTCACTACAATGGATTGTATGATTTTTGGGATGATGAACAAAGAAGAATTGCCTCTCATTTTATAGGCATAAAATGACTTGGGCTCCAAGTGTGCTACATGGCATTTCAATTCTCCTCCACATCTTTGGCTCCAAGCAATGCATCCTTTGGCTCCAAGCAATGCATTTTTTGGCTCTAAGTAAATCatcctttggctccaagtaatAGAAATCATCCAACTAAAATTGTCACATGGATTTTCTATCACAAGACAAAAAACCAACTCTTTCAATCTCCACCTTGGTTTGCGTCACGAGTATGCGTATGAACAACTCCAGCCAAAACTTCTAAGCTTACTGGGCAACCCCGTTGTAAGAAACAAGAAGAACCAAACCATTGTTGAACATACCACCTCCACCcactacaaaaaaatgggtaattcGCGGATGTTTAAAGTagcaattcgcggaggttttagcctccgCTAGTTGCTAAAAGAGGCTAAACCCTCCACGAATTGCGACTTTCAACCTCCGCACATTATCCATTGTTTTGTAGTGACCTAACAACTGTTCTCTCGGAGTTGCATCAGTTGATGGGTACTCTCGCTAAGTCCTTGCAATGTGCAAACTTAGCGAGCGGGACTATCTTGGTCAACATGTCTGCAGCGTTATCGTCTGTGATAACCTTCATGACCTTGATAGTTCCCTCTTCAGCAACATCTCGAATAAAATGAAATCTGACATCAATGTGTTTAGTGCGCTAATGAAATCTCTGATTTTTAATCAGATGAATAGCACTCTGACTATCACATCTAAGGATTGATTCCTGCTGAACCAAACTCAATTCTGCCACCAAACCTTTCAACTAGATAGCTTCTTTCACCGCCTCCGCTGCTGCCATGTATTCTGCTTCTGTCGTAGACAAAGCGATAATCGAATGCAAAGTCGATTTCCAACTAACGGCACTGCCAACAAGAGTAAAGATGTATCCAGTTGTGGACCACCTTCTGTCAAGATCCCCTGCATAGTCAGAATCCACATAACCGAGAAttaaaatacctccaccaccttTTTGAAAGGTCAGACCAACATCAGAAGCTCCCTTGagatatctcaatatccacttGAGAGTTTCCCAATGCCTCTTTCCTGGGTTGGACATGTATCTGCTTACCACACTTACAGATTGAGCAATATCTAGACGTGTGCATACCATAGCATACATAATGCTACCAACTGCGCTGGTATAAGAAACCTTTGACATATGCTCCACCTCATCTTCAGACCGAGGCATTTGTAAATCTGAAAGTTTAAAATGAGGAGCTAACGGTGTACTTACAGGCTTGCACGTATGCATATTGAATCTCTCGAGAACCCTTTCAATGTATCTCTTCTGAGAAAGATGTACAACACCGTCTTCTCTTGAAATCTCCATACCAAGAATtttctttgcagctcccaaatccttcatgtcAAATTCCTTACTTAACAGTTTCTTTAAAGCATTTATCTCTGTAATATTGTTAGCAACAAtaagcatatcatcaacatacaacAGTAAATAAATCATTGAGTTACCAGACATCTTCTTGTGATACACACAACTATCAAATGCACTCCTTGAGAATTCATGTGTAGTCATGAATGCATCAAACCTTTTGTACCACTGTCTAGGggattgcttcaaaccatacaaagacTCTTTCAGTTGGCATACATGATCTTCTTTTCCCTCAGCTAGGAAACCTTCAGGCTGATCTATATAGATTGTCTCTTCTAGATCACCATGTAAGAAAGCAGTTTTGACATCAAGCTGTTGAAGCTTCAGGTCAAATTGTGTAACCAATGCTAGTAGCACGCGAATTGAGCTATGCTTCACGACCGGAGAGAAAATCTCATTGTAGTCAATTCCTTCCTTCTGACTGAAACCCTTTGCAACCAATCTCACCCTGAACCTAACATCTTCCACTTATGTAATTCCCTCTTTCTTTCTGTAGACCCATTTGCACCCAACTGTCCTCTTCTCCTTTTGCCTTTTCACTAAGACCCATGTGTGATTCTTGTGAAGAGACTCCATCTCTTCCGTCATGGCTAACCGCCATTGTGCAGCATCCTTGCAAGAAGGTGCTTCAACATACGAGGAGGGCTCCAGATCCGTAATCTCTTCTTCTGCAGCTACGAACGCATATACAATCAGGTTTGCTTGATCTATAAGACGTTCCGGTCTTCGTATCTGCCTCTTCTCCCTTCCCTTCGCAATTGTATATGGTTCATTGACAGCAAGTTATTCAAGATCTACATCTTTTGACTCATCTTTAACCTAAGTCTCTTGATCCTTTTCCTTGGTAAGCTCCATCGGCAGCTCCACCCGCTCGTTGTTCTCGTTTATTGAAACTCCACAGAAACTTTACGGGGATCAAGCATAGAGGATTTATCAAAGGTGACATCTCTACTAACTATAAATTTGAGTAAAGACAAACACCAAAGTTTGTACCCTTTTACTCCATCCACATACCGTACGAATATGGCCTTCTTAGCCCTTGGTTCAAGCTTTCCTTCATTAACATGATAATAAGTACACCCAAATACTCGTAAGTATGAATAGTTAGAGGGTTCACCTGACCATACCTCATTCGGAGTCTTAAAGTCAATCGCCGATGCTGGAGATCGATTGACAATATGAGCCGTAGTGTGAACTGCTTCAGCCCAAAATACTTTGGACATTTTGGCTTGTAAGAGCATACAACGAGCCTTTTCAAGAAGAGTTCTGTTCATTCTCTCGGCAACTCCATTATGCTGTGGGGTGTGCCTAATAGTCTTATGTCTTGAGATCCCATGAACCTTGCAGAAATCATTAAACTCTTCGCTGCAAAACTCCAAGCCATTATCTGTGTGAAGATACTTGATTTTTCGCTCCATTTGATTTTCAACCAAAATCTTCCACTCTTTAAATGcttcaaaagcatcactttttGCCTTCAAAAAACTCACCCAAACCTTTCATgagaaatcatcaataaaagtaagAAGATACCTATTTTCGCCCTTCGATGGAAGTTTAGAGGGAccccataaatctgaatgcatGTAGTCTAGCACCCCTCTGGTCTTGTGCTTGCCAGTGCTGAAACTGACCTTCTTCTGCTTCCTTAGAACGCAGTGCTCACAAAAATCAAGTGTGCTGATCTTCTCACCTTTCAAAAGTTTACGGTTGCTCAACATCTCCAGTCCACGTGCGCTCATATGACCCAATCTCATGTACCATAATCTTGCCTTGTCATCATTAGATAACTGCACTGTAGATGCATTTGCAGAGCCAACAATGGTGCTTCCTGCCAATGTGTAAAGGCCATCCTCCAGTTTGCCTTTCAGCATGACTAAAGAACCTTTAGTCACCTTCATAGTTCGTCCTTCGCTCATGTACTTGTAGCCTTGTTCATCCAGAGTACCTAGGGAGATCAAATTCTTCTTTAGATCAGGAACATGACGGACTTGTGTAATAGTCCTCACGGCTCCATCATGGCAGCGAACCCGAACTGAGCCAATGCCAACTATTGCATAAGTTGCATTATTGCCCATTACTACAGTTCCTCCACTTTTCTTATAGCTGCTAAACCAGTCTTTTCGGAACGTCATATGTAGAGTACAAGCTGAGTCTAACACCCATTTGTTTCCATAACTTCTATTATTGTTTGATGTTGTAAGCACATAATCATTATCAGAATCATGTACTTGTTCAACTGTGGATGTACTTGCCTTTTCCTTGGACTTTGACGTTGGGCAATCTCGTTCAATGTGCCCCTTCTTGCCGCAGCCCCAACAATCTGCATTCTTCTTGTTCACACGAGACTTTGATCTGTGCTTTGATTTGCTCCTTCCCTGTTGGCTAGTCCGGCCTCTCACAAAGAGCCCACTTGCCTGATCATCTCTGTCTCCTTCAAAATGTCTCCTCACATAATTAGAGTTAAGTGCTTGCCGTACTTGCTCAAGGTTGATAGGCTCCTTTCTAGACATCATTGAATTCTTAATATCACGATATCCTGAAGTCAATGAAAATAGCAAAGCACATGCAAGCGTCTCCTCATCCTTTTTAATTCCTGCAATCTGTAAGTCCATGACAAGTTTATTGAACGCGTCTAACTGATCTTGTAACGAAGTACCTGACCCCATCTTAAATGTGTGAAGACGCCGTTGTAACAACATCCTTGTTGTCACCGATCGGTCCTGGTAAAGCCCTTGTAGCTTGTCCCATAACTGCTTGGCCGTCTCTTCGTTACTTGTACTCACTTCACAAAGCACGTTAGGTGCAAGGGATAGTTGGATTACACTCAATGCATCTCCTTCAATCTTCTCCTTGTCGGAAGCCGATGTACTATCGGGTACTTTCCGTCAATAGCATGGATTGAACCTTCCCTCCGCAGTAACGCCATCATTTGGATCTTCCAAGTATTGAAGTTGTTGCGTCCACTGATTCTATCGATTTCAAACTTCACGGAACTCATCTTTGCTTGTTCTTCCTCCTAGGATCTTCAAAGATTCCTAACGCTttgataccaattgttagcgGAAACGTAAAAGAAAGAACACAAGATTTAACGTGGTTCAGATCAAAATGATCCTACGTCCACCAGAGAACAGTTGTCTTTATATTATTAACAAAGGAAGGGGACATTTCCCAATTACATTTAAGAGAATTGCGCTCTCAACTCTCTACTCACTACAATGGATTGTATGATTTTTGGGATGATGAACAAAGAAGAATTGCCTCTCATTTTATAGGCATAAAATGACTTGGGCTCCAAGTGTGCTACATGGCATTTCAATTCTCCTCCACATCTTTGGCTCCAAGCAATGCATCCTTTAGCTCCAAGCAATGCATTCTTTGGCTCCAAGTAAATCatcctttggctccaagtaatAGAAATCATCCAACTAAAATTGTCACATGGATTTTCTATCACAAGACAAAAAATCAACTCTTTCATATTACTTCCAAGGTTCAAAAACTGAATTGCTCTTTGTAAGGTTTGCACTTCCCTCTGCATCTTTACTCCTGAAGGCCACCCTTTTGGTAGATGAAAGTGTTCATGAAGGCCAGCACTTGGACATCTCAAAGGAGTTGATGGGCTTCCATGGGGCATCTCCCAAATTAGAAATAATATGCGAACGCTAAATTGAACCAAGCACTGAGATGGCCGGACCTGCTATCTATCTCACCCTTTATTCTCTGTAATGGTGACTAGTGCAGAGGGTCCTATATATTTATCTTGAGTGGCATGTTACCTTGGATATTTATACTTTTGGTCCCTCATCCAGATATTTTAGTGTTGGTTCTTGGTATTTGACTAACATCAATTTATTGAATATGTTGTGTTTTCTAATAGCAGTTTTGTTGTGGAAGTATAGGATCTTGTTATGTATTCCTTCTGTTTTGATAAACAAAGAGAATTTGAAGGATTGAAGCACTCGGTGCAATTGACAGACTGTATTTGAGAGATCTGGTGTAATTAACTAAATATTAACTCTAGTACTGTATTTTTTTTTACCCCAGAGGCCAGTAATAAAAATGATCAGGATTTTGTGCTTTTAGTTCCTGCTTTTTATTAATTATTGTAGCCAATCTTTTTCTTCTATATGTAGCTTCCAGAGGGAACGCTACAAACAACTTTGCCTCGTGACTGCTTTTCCTTCTGCTGCAGTATAATTGgcattgattttttatttttattttttttatttttttgaaaaaggtcTTTTTCATTTGCTATTTTTCTGTGTGTAACCGTCGACAGTGTAAAATGAAACTCCAAAATGGATATACCAAAATCTGGTTCAGGTTCAGCTGGTAAATCTGCCCACTGTGGCAGCAGGGACAGAATGGTCAGCAATACCGGCGTCACGTTGGAATCAGAAGCTGTGAGAGTAGCTGGTAACTGGTTACTTGATAATGTGACAATTGGTACTAGCCACAACAGGATTTTCCGTTTGTGACTGGAGGCCATTTCATCAAGTGTTCTTGTTGAGTAGTTGACAGAGCCAAAGCTGAGGGCTAGCAGCAAGATGCAGAAGGTAGCTTGGAGTGTTTTTAGAGGTGAGTTGGGAAAATTTAGCCATCTTTTCTCTTGTGAAAAATTTTAGGATGGAAGATGAGAACAAACGTTGAGGAGATATATATAGTTTGATCATGAGGTGTTTTTGGTATGGAGTGAAATATACCCTATACTACTTTTTTGTTGGGAAAGACCACATCCGAAATGGTCATTAGGTTTGGTTGAACCAAATGTACAAGTATTTTTGTAACTATGTTTCCAGTTATAGTACATTAACTTGATACTAAATGAGGGGTCTAGAGCTGTAGCCATGAAGATGTACAAGTATTTCGTTTGATGAGTTAATTAATCGCTGTTCAGTTAAACTGATGAAAGTATTTTATACCAATTGAGAAATTAATTAGCGGTTTTCAAATGTAAACCATATAGATAATGTATTTTAGATGTTTAGTGTTCAATTCACTAAGAACTGTACTGAAGCTAATTTGATCTCTTTTTGACAGCTTCAGCCAGAGTTTCCTCTTCTCAGATTTCCTGGTTAAGAAAATTGCAAGCAGCAGAATGTAAGTTTACTATACTTGTAAAGTTAATAAAATAATGAAATTTAGCATTAAATATCTAGACACCAAATTAACTACAATACCAAGGCTGCTGTCAAATTAGCTTTCTTCTTCAAAAAGAAAATCTTCGACattcttgaaataaataaaaGCTTAAGTCACCCATTTTTCCAACTTTTAAGATTTCTAATCCTTCTTTTTGTAGTTATTTGTTTCTAGTGTAGGAACACTTTTTCTGCGAGTATCTATTTGCACAATGGTTTATCATGACTTATTCACTTTCGttgtttcattttcataattgcatTGAATTGTTTACCCGTATCTAACCTTTtctatgctttttcttgagccgagggtcttccggaaacagcctcgctacctaaggtaggggtaaggtctgcgtacaatctaccctcccccagaccccacattgtgggactcactgggtatgttgttgttgttgttgtaggaaCACTTGCAGGTGTACAAAAAGCAAAACCTATCATTGGAGAAGTTTCCACACTTGGAAGGCACGGAAGAAGCCGAGACGTCATTGCAAAAGAGCAAGTGGTCATGCATGATATTGACAAAGGTAAAGAAGATTATTCGGATGCAGTTGTATTTGTCTGTTATATCATTTTCTTTTTGCATTTTTTGCTTCATTTTCTCACTCAATCGCTGAAGAATAAAGAGCTGGTTTTCCTGCAGACTCCAAAAGTTGCAAACTGCCCGGAGAAAGAGAAAACATCCCTTCCTGTATCTCTCTTTCTTCCCCTGACTCTCTCTCGGGTGAAACCACTGAGAGGAATTTTCTCTCTAATGGTAGAGAACTACTTTCCTCCCAGTCTCCTTATGACAGAGATAAGTTTCTGATCTCTGTAGCCTTCGTTCTCCATCTTCTTTGAATACTTTTTAAAGACTCCTACATTTTATAGTTATTGTATATACTACTCCTACAAGGACAAATGAAACTAAATTAGTCTAACAATTTCCTATTTAATAAATTGCGCAAATGCTCTAAAAATCCTCAATTTGATTCCATGATACTATGAGTCACTTATTTTGTGCAGCCTGAGTAAAGAAAGGTCTTATGGCTGTAGCAAGTAGAATCAGGAGCTCTTTTAATTGTGTATCCCATTGGGCTCATCTTTTTCTATTTCTTTAGCTATGTTACAATCCTTAGTTGTCAAATAGGGTTTTACAACTTTAGCACCATTGACTAACACATCCAAAATATGTCATTGGGATACTACTACGTACGTTATTTATATGTTCCAATTATGTGGACTGTTGTGTTTCATAGAACTGGAAGTACATATTTAACGTTTCACTACCTGGTGAAAAGTGATGTGCTTGGGGTAGGTTAATTTCCAATCAGCTATATAActccgataatcaatacacatgtgcaacgagccatctttctttcgcacgaataAGAAGTCAACATTTTTCTTTTCTATCAAGAAAACTGTGAATCTCGACAGTAAGATATACGTAGAATGAACTACTGGAAGCAATCTTACTCAAT
Coding sequences within it:
- the LOC132601437 gene encoding F-box/FBD/LRR-repeat protein At1g13570-like, which codes for MDTFVFKNDLMDLTLKSRVNAPYSLPSYMYCVELESLDLSNCIFRPPSSFRGFHKLRSLSLHQVALELDDVATFFLWMPNLESLRFMSCSGLHHLKIYAPELVLLIYCTSGIDTLQLGNFMDCRKLITVLLASQNNQDKAMNLTNLLSSWPKVRLSSFGQLLPYGKSVASGIEAESLNSLRVLTLHQFNFDDEDQISSLLRMHSGSPNLNPFYFRCARRRKVMLKSM